The stretch of DNA AGAATTCATTCAGCATCAGTTTATTCACCAATCTTCTTGAAAATACACCAATGGTCACAAGTGTGGCACTGCAAGGCAACCTGTGGTTCCTGAAATTCTGCCTTGAGATCAAGTGGGATTCGAATATGAACCGAAATTCACAGTCGCTTCACCGGTGATTCGCGAATAGACAGAAAGATTCACTCGCTTTGAAGATGGTTCAGTGGTTCTTTCCATGGTGAGTGTGTAATGATTTCCTCCAGGCTGCTCCCTGAGACAATAAACGACGGTGTCACGATTGCAGATTTTTCTGGCGAATATCCCATGCCGGCCATAGAAGTTTCGGTGGTCATGCCGTGTCTGAATGAAGAGCGGACAGTGGTCGTTTGTGTTGAAAAGGCACTGCAGACCCTCGCTCGGCTGGGAGTCGTGGGTGAGGTGGTTATTGCCGACAATGGCTCCTCGGATCGCAGCGTTGAACTGGCCACCGAAGCGGGAGCGCGAGTGGTGCACCAGACCCAGAAGGGATATGGCAGTGCCCTCCAAAAGGGATTCGAAGAAGCCCGTGGCACTTACATCATCATGGGCGACTGCGACGACAGCTACGATTTCACTGACCTCGAACGATACATTCAGGAACTTCGTGCCGGGGCCGATCTGGTGATGGGTAATCGGTTGAAGGGTGAAATCAAGCCCGGAGCCATGCCTCCACTCCATCGCTACTTTGGGAATCCGGTACTCAGTGGATTCTTGAATCTGCTCTTTCGCACAGGAGTGGGTGACTGTCACTGCGGAATGAGAGGTTTTCGTAAAGAGGCTTACCAGTCGCTGGGCTGCCACATGCCAGGGATGGAGTTTGCCAGTGAGATGGTCATCAAAGCCAGTCGGGCGAAACTCAAAATTCGCGAGATTCCGATTGTTCTTTCGCCAGATGGGCGAGATCGACCGCCTCATTTGCGAAGTTTTCGAGATGGCTGGCGACACCTCAAACTCATCTTGATGTATTCGCCTTCGTTTCTGTTCCTGCTGCCAGCCGTCGTGATGATTGCACTGGGGCTGTTGGCTGCTCCCGTCGCTTTGCTAGCGGGTTATGGAACATATGAGACAATCTTCGGCCCGAACTTTTTGATCATGGCCGCCTTCATGGCCATTGCTGGAGCCCAGATATTCTTCCTTGGTCTGATTGCTCGTCTGCAGGCTCACCGGGTAGACCCGGTGTTTGCCAGTCCACGTGTGGATTGGCTCCTGAGAACCTTTTCCGTTGAGCGAGGATTGATCAGTGGTGGCATTCTTTCACTGATTGGATTCGGCCTGACAATTCCTGTCGTGAGCGAATGGGTTCGCTCGGGGACAGTGTCTCAACCGGCATTGTGGATTCTCTCGGGAACTCTGCTG from Planctopirus ephydatiae encodes:
- a CDS encoding glycosyltransferase family 2 protein, with the protein product MISSRLLPETINDGVTIADFSGEYPMPAIEVSVVMPCLNEERTVVVCVEKALQTLARLGVVGEVVIADNGSSDRSVELATEAGARVVHQTQKGYGSALQKGFEEARGTYIIMGDCDDSYDFTDLERYIQELRAGADLVMGNRLKGEIKPGAMPPLHRYFGNPVLSGFLNLLFRTGVGDCHCGMRGFRKEAYQSLGCHMPGMEFASEMVIKASRAKLKIREIPIVLSPDGRDRPPHLRSFRDGWRHLKLILMYSPSFLFLLPAVVMIALGLLAAPVALLAGYGTYETIFGPNFLIMAAFMAIAGAQIFFLGLIARLQAHRVDPVFASPRVDWLLRTFSVERGLISGGILSLIGFGLTIPVVSEWVRSGTVSQPALWILSGTLLVLGVQTMFGSFLIGVLELQIERSKQKKL